One Nostoc punctiforme PCC 73102 DNA window includes the following coding sequences:
- a CDS encoding AAA family ATPase: MLKELHLQQVGPAAHFDVAFADRLNIFTGDNGLGKSFLLDIAWWVMTTNWAEQPAYPQRVKGENPQITAVVSNKKNIREYQSQFDFSEQQWRNLQMPPLLKEVVIYVRVDGSFSIFDPARQRDIAYNFNPNTLWNGLKSKDKVICNGLIQDWVTWQNQPNKYPFELFSNVIKKLAPHPSEWIEVGETTRVSIEDVRDIPTVNLPYGNVPVTQTSAGMKRILGLAYLLVWTWYEHKKASELRQQKPVNQIVLLIDEIESHLHPRWQRVILPAILSVVTELQPRMKIQALVTTHSPLILASLEPNFHEQEDKLFLFKLQDSEVSLDEVPWSKQGDIVGWLTSDIFGLKQARSKEAEIAIEAAEAWMRDDDMNTFPENLRISTQIHQELQRVLPGHDPFWPRWIVTTEKRNSGLSGV; encoded by the coding sequence ATGTTAAAAGAACTTCACCTCCAACAAGTTGGTCCTGCTGCCCATTTTGATGTCGCATTTGCTGATAGGCTCAATATATTTACGGGTGATAATGGTTTAGGTAAAAGTTTTTTACTCGATATTGCATGGTGGGTGATGACTACAAATTGGGCGGAGCAACCAGCGTACCCACAGCGAGTCAAAGGTGAAAATCCACAAATTACAGCCGTAGTTAGCAATAAAAAAAATATAAGAGAGTATCAGAGCCAGTTTGATTTTTCTGAACAGCAATGGCGTAATTTACAAATGCCGCCTTTATTAAAAGAAGTAGTTATTTATGTGCGTGTTGATGGTAGTTTTTCTATTTTTGACCCTGCTCGCCAACGCGATATTGCTTATAATTTTAATCCAAATACACTTTGGAATGGATTAAAGTCAAAAGATAAAGTTATTTGTAATGGTCTAATTCAAGATTGGGTTACATGGCAGAATCAACCCAATAAATATCCATTTGAACTCTTTTCTAATGTTATTAAAAAACTTGCACCTCACCCTTCCGAATGGATAGAAGTGGGAGAAACAACACGAGTTTCTATTGAAGACGTGCGCGATATTCCTACAGTTAATCTACCTTACGGTAACGTTCCTGTTACTCAAACCTCAGCCGGAATGAAGCGTATTTTGGGACTAGCTTATTTACTAGTGTGGACTTGGTACGAACATAAAAAAGCTTCCGAACTGCGGCAACAAAAGCCAGTAAATCAGATAGTTTTACTAATTGATGAAATTGAATCTCATTTGCATCCTCGTTGGCAGAGGGTGATTTTACCAGCTATTTTATCTGTGGTGACAGAATTACAACCCAGGATGAAGATACAGGCTTTAGTAACTACTCATTCTCCACTTATTCTTGCTTCTTTAGAGCCAAATTTTCATGAGCAAGAAGATAAACTATTTTTATTTAAATTACAAGATAGCGAGGTTAGCCTTGACGAAGTACCTTGGTCAAAACAAGGGGACATAGTTGGATGGTTAACCTCAGACATTTTTGGACTCAAACAAGCCCGTTCCAAAGAAGCAGAAATCGCAATTGAAGCAGCAGAGGCTTGGATGCGTGATGATGATATGAATACGTTTCCAGAAAATCTGAGAATATCAACACAAATTCATCAGGAACTTCAAAGAGTTTTACCAGGACATGACCCATTTTGGCCCCGTTGGATAGTTACAACGGAGAAAAGAAATTCTGGGTTATCAGGGGTATAA
- a CDS encoding peroxiredoxin-like family protein, whose translation MNPYNILNQTELQCVSDGMTRPLLENCETASHILILVWPQLGDFDSLEYAWWLQRKAKKLPPEKLAIRTVGIGSRTSGTRFCQYTGFPPENLFVEPNAELHHQLKLYSGLNLSLPGLSVSHQAWLNLMLMCAGFGSPGTLREVFRGYSRQAPQLIDDDEMIQGTPLPAFKGSFFRLAGGNGFQRPFELATLRLRNMVEVLSNWHTYVPNSAYLTQRGGTFLFDSKGQLLYSHRDPGILGFAANMSQPLSFLSFIEANSFTMGDA comes from the coding sequence ATGAATCCCTACAATATCCTTAATCAGACTGAACTTCAGTGTGTTAGTGATGGCATGACCCGACCCCTACTAGAAAATTGCGAGACTGCCTCACATATCCTGATTTTAGTCTGGCCACAACTTGGGGATTTTGATAGTCTTGAATATGCATGGTGGTTACAGCGCAAAGCTAAAAAATTGCCTCCTGAAAAACTCGCTATTCGTACAGTGGGAATTGGCTCACGCACCTCTGGAACAAGATTCTGTCAATATACAGGATTTCCACCCGAAAATTTATTTGTTGAACCCAATGCAGAATTACATCACCAACTTAAACTTTATTCAGGTCTGAATCTTTCTCTACCTGGACTTTCTGTGTCTCATCAAGCTTGGCTAAATCTAATGTTAATGTGTGCAGGGTTTGGAAGTCCAGGAACGCTAAGAGAAGTTTTTCGGGGATACAGTCGTCAAGCCCCTCAACTCATTGATGATGATGAAATGATTCAAGGTACTCCTCTACCTGCTTTTAAAGGCTCGTTTTTCCGATTAGCTGGCGGAAATGGTTTTCAACGTCCCTTTGAATTAGCAACTCTACGGCTACGTAATATGGTGGAAGTTCTGAGCAATTGGCACACTTATGTACCAAATTCTGCCTACTTAACTCAGCGTGGTGGAACTTTTTTGTTTGATAGTAAAGGCCAGTTACTTTACTCTCATCGAGATCCAGGAATTCTGGGCTTTGCTGCTAATATGAGTCAGCCTTTATCATTTTTATCCTTTATCGAAGCAAATAGCTTTACGATGGGTGATGCGTAA
- a CDS encoding GIY-YIG nuclease family protein: MGKIPVGALEFVRFNDVQEPLLLKKLLKLELAFKHAEYKNAPDLAYRFTDLKLYRAQLQRILSSSLYFLEIETNIGIIYKIGVTTRPVLKRVAEVKIDLLAHYSSVAIRVLGTWEHRGNVELYFKHRYQGFNYPIGSLTEYYKFNAEDTEMVLRDLQQMQPKILSQDEKNILEENSSWEQIAV; the protein is encoded by the coding sequence TTGGGTAAAATTCCCGTTGGAGCGCTAGAGTTTGTGCGGTTCAATGATGTACAGGAGCCACTATTACTTAAAAAACTGCTGAAACTTGAGCTAGCTTTTAAACACGCCGAATACAAAAATGCTCCAGATTTAGCATATCGATTTACTGATTTGAAGCTGTATCGCGCTCAACTTCAACGTATTCTATCCTCTAGTCTGTATTTTTTAGAGATTGAAACTAATATTGGAATTATCTACAAAATAGGAGTAACCACTAGACCCGTTCTCAAGCGAGTAGCAGAAGTAAAAATTGATTTACTTGCTCATTATTCGAGTGTTGCTATTAGAGTATTAGGAACTTGGGAGCATAGAGGTAATGTTGAACTGTATTTCAAACACCGCTATCAGGGCTTTAATTATCCCATCGGAAGTTTAACTGAGTACTATAAATTTAATGCTGAGGATACCGAAATGGTACTGCGTGACCTACAACAAATGCAACCAAAAATACTATCTCAAGATGAAAAAAATATTCTTGAAGAGAATTCTAGCTGGGAGCAAATTGCTGTGTAG
- a CDS encoding competence protein CoiA family protein encodes MWLKYGVNEEGILICIEDINRGKTSLQCPYCNSSLTAKKGKVKEHHFAHNEETCRPIANREFPTLPLYDNFNVQLSGKDLAQLKLLWQEYGAKNYPISSYLITSGLLKAGVLRKNLYLTPPEY; translated from the coding sequence ATGTGGCTAAAATATGGTGTAAATGAAGAAGGTATCTTGATATGTATTGAAGATATTAATAGGGGGAAGACTTCACTTCAGTGTCCTTACTGTAATAGCAGTCTAACTGCTAAAAAAGGCAAGGTGAAAGAGCATCATTTTGCTCATAATGAAGAAACCTGCCGCCCCATAGCTAACCGAGAATTCCCTACTCTCCCACTCTATGACAATTTCAATGTTCAATTATCTGGCAAGGATTTGGCACAGTTAAAGCTGCTTTGGCAGGAGTACGGAGCCAAAAATTACCCTATTAGTTCTTACTTAATTACTTCTGGTTTACTCAAAGCAGGAGTGTTAAGAAAAAACCTATACTTAACCCCACCTGAATATTAA
- a CDS encoding VOC family protein, protein MDNNPSILSHVSIGTNDFERAIAFYDAVLPTLGCKRFMEHPGAIAYGKQYPEFWVGTPFDGQPATVGNGTHIGFIAPTKEAVHAFYEAALAAGGKDDGAPGGRPDYSEPYYGCFVRDPDGHKIEAAFSYEQLE, encoded by the coding sequence ATGGATAACAATCCCAGCATTCTCTCGCACGTTTCGATTGGTACTAATGATTTTGAACGAGCGATCGCCTTCTATGATGCTGTGTTGCCAACATTGGGCTGTAAGCGATTTATGGAGCATCCGGGGGCGATCGCCTATGGCAAACAGTATCCCGAATTTTGGGTGGGAACTCCCTTCGACGGGCAACCTGCAACGGTTGGCAATGGAACTCACATTGGTTTTATTGCTCCTACAAAAGAAGCAGTCCACGCCTTCTATGAGGCAGCATTAGCGGCAGGAGGCAAAGACGACGGTGCCCCCGGTGGCAGACCCGACTATAGTGAGCCGTATTACGGCTGCTTTGTGCGCGATCCAGATGGACACAAAATAGAAGCCGCCTTCTCTTATGAGCAGCTTGAGTAG
- a CDS encoding RNA-guided endonuclease InsQ/TnpB family protein, producing the protein MRISYQYKIKPTKEQSEKIDKTLEMLRYQYNYLLAQRFDWYEMNRCPIDRCPLICHLPELKEQPNYYNQKTSLTQLKKDRPWYKNIHSQVLQEVPKKVELAFDRWLKGDANGKKSGRPRFKGKGQYKTFTYSQFKGHHFVNNRITLSKIGDIKVIVHRPIADGFDIKTVSVTKKSDGYYVTLSLDDKTVPTIKPDFSPDNIVGIDVGLIDFYVASDGSRVKAPKYLRKSERKLKSAQRKVSRRKKGSNRRKKAIQRLGKQHKKVADTRKDFHFKSAKSLLDKYDVVAVEKLNIKGLAKTWLAKSINDSGWGQFISILSNKAENAGLKVIAVNPNSTSQECSSCGHKVKKPLSQRMHNCPVCHANLCRDLNASLNIKARGTHALKAQLMSS; encoded by the coding sequence AGGTTCGATTGGTATGAGATGAACCGATGTCCTATTGATAGATGCCCATTAATTTGTCACCTACCAGAGTTAAAAGAGCAACCCAATTACTACAACCAAAAAACATCATTAACCCAACTCAAAAAAGACCGTCCTTGGTACAAAAATATCCATTCTCAAGTACTACAGGAAGTTCCCAAGAAGGTTGAATTAGCTTTTGATAGATGGTTGAAAGGTGACGCTAACGGCAAAAAATCTGGTAGACCTAGATTTAAAGGGAAAGGGCAATATAAAACATTTACATATTCCCAATTTAAGGGTCATCATTTTGTCAACAACAGAATAACGCTCTCAAAGATTGGGGATATCAAGGTGATTGTTCATCGCCCAATAGCTGACGGGTTTGATATCAAAACTGTATCTGTAACCAAAAAGTCAGATGGCTATTATGTAACTTTAAGTCTTGATGACAAAACAGTACCAACAATTAAACCTGATTTTAGCCCTGATAATATTGTCGGGATTGATGTTGGTTTGATTGATTTCTATGTAGCTTCTGACGGGTCTAGAGTCAAAGCGCCTAAATATCTACGCAAATCTGAACGTAAATTAAAGTCAGCACAGCGTAAAGTATCAAGGCGTAAAAAAGGTTCCAACAGACGCAAGAAAGCTATTCAGAGATTGGGTAAACAGCACAAAAAAGTCGCTGATACTCGCAAAGATTTTCACTTCAAAAGTGCTAAATCACTACTAGATAAGTATGATGTCGTCGCAGTTGAAAAGTTGAACATCAAAGGACTTGCTAAAACATGGCTGGCTAAAAGTATCAATGATTCAGGGTGGGGACAGTTCATCTCAATACTTTCAAACAAAGCCGAAAATGCTGGTTTAAAAGTAATAGCTGTCAACCCAAACAGTACAAGTCAAGAATGTTCTAGTTGTGGTCACAAAGTTAAAAAGCCGCTATCTCAAAGAATGCACAATTGTCCTGTATGTCATGCAAACTTGTGCAGAGATTTGAATGCTTCTTTAAACATAAAGGCGCGTGGGACACACGCCCTCAAAGCTCAATTAATGTCTTCATAG